The sequence CGGCCAGCTGCGCATCCTGGTCCGGGAAGTACTCGCCTTCCCAACGGGCAACCTGGTCGTTCTCGAAGAACACGGTGAAGTTCTTGATCTCGGTCTGGCCCAGCCGGTTGACGCGCTTGCTGGCGGTGTAGTCCCAGCGCTGGGCGTGGAACGGATCCGGTACCGACGGGGTGCCGAGCAGGGCGTTGACCTGCTGCTTGCTCTGCCCGACCTGAAGCTGCTGGACGGA is a genomic window of Stenotrophomonas sp. Marseille-Q4652 containing:
- the bamE gene encoding outer membrane protein assembly factor BamE, with translation MRNLLLIAVVALSTTGCGIIYKQPIYQGNLIREQSVQQLQVGQSKQQVNALLGTPSVPDPFHAQRWDYTASKRVNRLGQTEIKNFTVFFENDQVARWEGEYFPDQDAQLAASAVRQFGRNLARDKKKNRGR